The following are encoded in a window of Telmatobacter sp. DSM 110680 genomic DNA:
- a CDS encoding DinB family protein, translated as MADRGNAALREHVVNLLTGGHAHATFEQAVKGLPVEMRGKVPKGAEHSPWQLLEHLRLAQWDILDFSRNAKYKTMKWPDDYWPKEKAPADEKAWDKSVRAFKKDLKEMVALVSDEKTDLFAKIPHGDGQTILREALLVADHNAYHVGQLVLVRKMLGAWE; from the coding sequence ATGGCTGATCGGGGCAATGCTGCTTTGAGGGAACACGTTGTGAACCTATTGACAGGCGGTCATGCGCACGCCACGTTCGAGCAGGCGGTGAAGGGACTGCCGGTGGAGATGCGGGGCAAGGTGCCGAAGGGCGCCGAACACTCGCCATGGCAGTTGCTTGAGCATCTGCGGCTTGCGCAGTGGGACATTCTGGATTTTTCACGAAATGCGAAATACAAAACGATGAAGTGGCCCGATGACTATTGGCCGAAGGAGAAGGCTCCCGCCGACGAGAAGGCGTGGGACAAAAGCGTGCGGGCGTTCAAGAAAGATTTGAAGGAGATGGTCGCGCTGGTCTCGGACGAGAAGACGGATTTGTTCGCGAAGATTCCGCATGGCGACGGGCAGACGATTCTGCGCGAGGCGCTGCTGGTGGCGGATCACAATGCTTATCACGTAGGACAACTTGTGCTGGTGCGGAAGATGCTGGGAGCGTGGGAGTAA